The sequence below is a genomic window from Merismopedia glauca CCAP 1448/3.
TCCTCTTGAACTTTAGCTATTGCTATAGCTTTAGTGTAAGCTATCTTTCCATTTCTCAAAACTTCAAGAATCTCTGGAGGCAGTTTCAATAAAGGAAGGCGGGTGCTGACAAAAGACTCCCAAGAAAGCGTGCCTAAATTAGCAAAAAGTTCAACTACCTGTTGTGTTGATGGACTAACCAAAACGTTTTGGTTAGCTAACCCTTTGGCCTCGTTATTCATACGGTAAAGGAGGCTAATAATGGCTTCTTCATCTTGATTCAGGGTCAGCGCTAATAGTCCCAGAATCCCTTCTGTTTCTTCAAGAGCGTTAAGATCGTCTCGTTGCAAGTTTTCAATTAGAGCTAGTTTTCGGGCGACTTCATCATTTAAATCTTTAACAATAACAGGTACATCTAATAATCCCAGCACTTGTGCCGCACGAAAGCGACGTTCTCCCGCAACTAGTTCATATCCTTCTTTTTTAGGGCGTACTAGAAGTGGTTGCAGAATGCCATGAATCCGAACTGAATCTACTAGTTGTGCCATCTTTTCTGGGTCAAAGTAGCGGCGAGGCTGAAAAGAAGAAACCGAGATCTGATTGAGAGGGACACAAACCTCTTGTTGGACATCAAGCTCCACATCAACCTCACCGAACAAAGCATTAACACCAAGGGTTTGAAAAGGCTTGTCTTTCTTAGGCATTTTCTTAGAGTTTTTTCAGGCAATAGTTTGCTAGCTGAGTTAAGGGAGCAACAGCAGGGTGTTTGGGTTGATATAACGCCAGAGGAAGATGTTCTTCTACAGCATCAGCAAAGGCTGTTGAGCGAGGAAGAGCCGGAAAAATAGGAGCTATCAGGCTTAATTGTTCGGAGATGGCATTTAAGGCTCTGCAATCTTGAGAGTTAGCCTTGGCAAAAAGTGTCGGCACAAATCCTGCTAACTTTAATTCTTTGTTAGCTTTTCCCTGAATCCGTTTGACCGTACGCAGGAGAAGTTCTGTCCCCATCCAAGCTTTATATTGAGTGGCAATCGGGACAAGAATATGGGTCGCAGCCACAAGGCTGATGTAACTCAAAATCCCTAAAGAGGGAGGACAATCGATGATGATAAAATCGTATTGGTTTTCTAGGGGTGCGATCGCATCGCGGAGCCGAAAGTCTCGTAAGTCCGCATTAACTAGCTCAATTTCGGCTCCAGATAGGTTGATGTTCGAGGGAATTAGTTCAAACTTTAAGTCCGATAACGATTGAATTGGTGCGGGTTGCTCTAAAACGAGAGACTCGTAAATGGTCTGAGTTAGATCGAAAGGTTCTAGTCCACAAAAAAGGGTCAGTGATGCTTGCGGGTCC
It includes:
- a CDS encoding ParB/RepB/Spo0J family partition protein, which codes for MPKKDKPFQTLGVNALFGEVDVELDVQQEVCVPLNQISVSSFQPRRYFDPEKMAQLVDSVRIHGILQPLLVRPKKEGYELVAGERRFRAAQVLGLLDVPVIVKDLNDEVARKLALIENLQRDDLNALEETEGILGLLALTLNQDEEAIISLLYRMNNEAKGLANQNVLVSPSTQQVVELFANLGTLSWESFVSTRLPLLKLPPEILEVLRNGKIAYTKAIAIAKVQEEKARQKLLEEAVANHWSLSQIKEQILKITASRSRELPKTSPEEIAQVVRVEQKLKKLKPWKSDPSKWKKIAGWLDKIEALLEEESID
- a CDS encoding ParA family protein is translated as MAIFNQAGGVAKTTLAMNLGYHLGKLKQRVLMIDMDPQASLTLFCGLEPFDLTQTIYESLVLEQPAPIQSLSDLKFELIPSNINLSGAEIELVNADLRDFRLRDAIAPLENQYDFIIIDCPPSLGILSYISLVAATHILVPIATQYKAWMGTELLLRTVKRIQGKANKELKLAGFVPTLFAKANSQDCRALNAISEQLSLIAPIFPALPRSTAFADAVEEHLPLALYQPKHPAVAPLTQLANYCLKKL